The nucleotide window gattcaatgttgcttggaaactccaaagttttttatactcttcaatggctcacctattggcttttttgggagcacgaatgacatccgacaaggtgatccactctctccatatctctttactattgcaatgaaaGGACTCAGCTGTATGTTAGAATAAGAAGTCTCCGATGGCAACATTAAGGTACCTCatcctggttctattcatatatcatataACTTTTGTAGATGATAtttttatctttcttcagaatgattcaacttcagtgaggaacctgactactattctgaatgatttggtatagtttctggccttcagttaaatcatgtaaaaagtaaagtctatatgggtcatTGCATTGAGGATAAGGattttattacacacactctgggggttagtgagggaattcTGTCAGTTCCTTATCTAGGTCTTTCACTCATATTCACTGGTATTCACAAaatccactatcagcctatcctacaaaaaataaagaatagaatttcctcttggaaaaataggcttattTCAAAAGCAAGACCATTTGAACTCATCCATTCGGTATTGTACGCTTACTCTatttattggtctaatgcatttcttctgcttgttagacttctccaagatattgaaaggTTATTtatgaacttcttctagaatgacaTAAATGGTaaaacaatgcatatggtaaattgggacaacatctgcaaACCAAAATATGAAGGAGggttaaacttgagaaatactggagattggaataaagcatgtttggtatagAAATTGTGGAATattttacaaaacaaatgttccttatagtTACAATGGGTTCTTACTAGGTAATTTTCtaaggaatcaatttgggaagTTTTAGCAAAAACGTATCACTCTGCAGcttagaaaggaattttaaaggtaaggaattggctaatcaaacacatttcctatgcaatctcttccggAACCAGTACTGATATATGGTACGattcttgggtgaatgggaagaatatatttcaattatatggtaacATAATACAAAAAGATCTTagagctcccaaagattggaaggtttctgagttcattactaacggtacatggtgtctccctaatcctatttctcctgaaatgttatcactttggccgactatcacagctatttcaATCATGAACAACTCTTCTGATATGCTTATTTGGTCTCATGATAATGATAAATTTAGTACTATATCAGCATGGAATCAGATCAAGCAAAGGAACAATAAGTGgatcccaagtagttggacatgggatcgatcgggatcacaaagacattccttatgcacatggcagacccttcttgacaaactacctacaatagacaatataaaaagaagaggtatttatcttgttaatcgatgctccctttgtatgcaacgggaagaaactattgaccacttctattttgcttgtaactatactaaatggatatggaaggagattattcgacgatttgaactcaataggctaccGTAGCCAAACTTGCATCATGAATTATGCGAACTCATATAATGTTTCTTAAGAAAATGGCCTCaattagcaaaggttactttcaaataCGTTATTTAGTGGATGTGGAAGAAGAGATGTAACAAAATCTTTAAGCAtcgacacacaaacaatgctcagcttttgacagagattattagagactcaagatcatgtatggagcacgatctcaaaattgagcactttacacgaagagagaatgatatttttatcatattcaattttgctattagttaaagatcttgggaatgatgttgaAGAATTGTATGTATCCCGTAGTTATctgttttaataatgtattgtaccCACAAGCAGTCTTGACATATCTGAacattacattttatttgttggctataGTTATGCgtcatagtctacagcatgtgtagtcataactatactTTATTTATTGGCTACAGTTAGGAATTATAGTCTATgatatgtgtagtcataactacctctTTGTTTGATTACTCTTGGAGATGAGTTTGTGGAGTGAGACCATTCTACCTTTGAGGTGGGGTCCACTATCCTAAACTACTGAATGAGATATCAAGCTTTAGTGATAGAAAAAGTTATTTGTATAAACTTCACacttaatcaatttatttttacttaaaaaaaatttaataacataaaaaaaactcatatagTTAATATGAAATAATCGagacttataattttattattattgttattattattatgattgatATTGTAAAAGTGACTTCTGGTAGGAAAGTTTTaactttttaaagaaaaaaaatactgttCCTTAAATCTAGGCtggttatttttaatttttccttTAATTTGTGCACTGATTGATTTGGATCGGTAAATTGCATCAAGTTGGTTTGGGTTTtagccttttctttttttcttttctttttttggtaatTGAAGGTAAATATTTTTTGCTTGATCCGGTGAGGTCGCACTTTCTATGCCCAATCTGGTGAGATCGAGCATTCATGCCCAATCCGGTGAGGAATCTCTTTGTCGAGATGTTCTTGTGAGGTTTATTCGTTTTGCCTATAATATTGTGAAAGCCCAATCTGGTGAGGCATCCTTTTGTCAAGATGTTCTCGTGAGGTAGAGATGCTCATGACGCATCCGATATGCAGTCAAATTAATCTAGTTTTATCGTGTGGAAAGAGAGTTCAACATAAATTTTAATGTACATATAAGATTGATGTTGTAATATATAAAGCACTCGTATCTTCCTTCTGTCAAAAGGCACAAAGGTCACATTTCAATTTCAAGACTTCATTAGAAGTATATTTGACAAACCCCTTTCAATGATCAAACCAATTTTAATTTGTTTGCTGTGGACGAAAAATACTCGAAACAGTTGGGCGTCTATGGATATTGCCATCCTGTAACTGTATGGAAGGCTTACGAGATCGCCTACGTCGGATGTTGTTTTTGTGTATGCTGCAGCTTACTTCCATCTCCATTCGCTTCTTACTTTGGACAACTGCACAAGGATCAATATTTACAAGCTCATtggcatgcataatataaaatgctTTATAAATGACAGTTTATTGTTGAATGCAACTAAATCAatgttttttttaaagaaaaatgttaCAATCATCATGAACAATCCAATTTTCACATGCATTTCCCACTTAAACAAAGCAAAATTGCCCAGATTCTAGCTAAACATAAGAAACATGTTGCCCATCACCAGCAACTGGTGCTGTCAGCTTTCGTCCATGGCGTCACCTCTACCACACCTTTGCGACTGGGAATCCTTGCTCTCATCTTGCGCCGAGTTGGACCCTGCAGCCTCCGATGATTTTGCCACCGAGTCTTCGAGAGCCTCGAGGAAAGACAGGACGGTGAATTTGTCTGCAAAACCTTTTAACTTCAGCTTTCACTTCAAGCAtcgcaacaacaacaaaaacaaagcaAATCATAATAGAAATCTTATCTAAATGGACTACCAACATGATTTTAGCTATTCGGGTTACAAGTTGAAGGTGCAGATGCTGAGTGCACTTCATGGTTTTATTTTCTCATCATCAAGACTATTGTATGTGCTGAAAGGTTGCTGATTAGCTTGGTCACTTCAGAACAGAAGGTTTCGCAGCAAACAATAATGCACTGAAAAGGCCAGGCCAAGTAATATTGCACCAGCGCAACTATATACTTGCAGCAACATGCAGTGATGTTTCATAACCATGTTGAAGTATATTTTCAGTGTGCAAATTTCTATTACCATAAATTTAGTAAGAACAGAAAATCTAAAAGACACTTGATTTATGCACAAGATCAAAAGAATTAACATTTCCAACAAGTGAGGCACACAAGAGCTTGATCGATAAAGGCAACAGGGAACATAATCTCCAAGCAGAAGAATGGTCATCAAGTTGAACAAAGAAACTTACATTTACTCGGGTTGATTCCAAACTGCGACAGATCTATCTGTCCTGTTCGAAGCACCTGTTTGACATTCAAAAGTGCAACGTTTTTTGAAACTAGGCAAAAGTCATATTTTCCAAATGGAGGCAATTTCTTACATGAGTAAATGTGTCTACTTGTTGACGGAATTGTGGACTCTGCAACAGTTCCATGAGATCAGCAGGACTCCAggaaccctaataataataaaagtatcATGGAGTGCAACAGGCAAGAAAGCACTACTTTTACATATTGTAGTTATTAGCATGTACCTCAGGCAAGTATTGTGCCAACTGTTGTTCAATTGGCAATGTTTCTATTAGAGGCAAGACCAAATCGGGCTTTAAAATGTCACCCAATCCCAACCCTAAAATTCATGATTTTAGCAGCATTACAGAAAGTAACTGTACAAAATAAACATTGAACCATGATTAAAATTTACCTGCATCAGGATCTTCAATAGCATCTAGAACACAAACAAAGGACAATAAGTTATAATAACAAGGCAGAAAAGCTAAAGGGTCTGGTCCCCATTAAGATTCCTCAACTAGAACTTAAACACTTAATGATACCTGCTGGCTGAATGCTTCTTAAAATCCTCTGCAGGTCTGCCAACTGCACAGGTCTGGCAGAGGAGGTTACTTCTCCACCTAATTCACCAGCTATGTTTTGATCAACCAGGTTTCCAGCTCTAAACATACATGATAAAAGAAAAACATCAATGACCCAGAAAGAGGCTTAAATAGAAAGTTGGAACTACTAGAAGACATGATATTGTAAAGAATGTGTAGATGCTAGCGCAACTAATTGGCCTCTGGTTGTGTAAAGTTATGAATGACTTTTTAAGTgagaaattcaaaaaaaaaaaaaaaagctccacTTAGTACAATTTAGAGAGCAAAACTTGCTTCTTCAATCAAACATGTTTCAGAATAATGAAAACTTAAATAAATTAATGTGCATTGTTATTTTTTTCCTTGCGCTAATTTGCTTAAAATTGTTTGAATATTaagaatcaaaatactaaaaCTTAAACACTGGGATATATTTGTAGGATATACTGAAGGGAAAAAAGGTCTTTTGGAAGAGTTACATTCTATCTCAAGGAGAAACTAAAACAAGTGGGTCAACTTTTACCTCTACTCCACTGgagtgaaaattctttttattgtcAAATAAGTTAGATCATGAACATCTTTTAAAATAAGGGAATGAGTTTATGAAGATATTAAGTACAAGCAAATATAATAAGTGAAGTATTTATTTTATGCTAATTAAGCATGATTCCAAATGGACTTGGTTTGAGAATTCCAATATAATATGATCCAAACAAATACACATTCACTTACTAGACAGCAGTATGAGCAGCAGAACAACAAAATACACGGCATCCAATGGAATACGCAAGTGACAAGACAGGCACATAAACAGAATTTCTTTACCAAATCCCACATGTTGGTAAGACTTGTTAGTCAACTACCCTACAGATGATCACATGTTATTTCCAACTTAATGAACATGAATTCCATCATGTATGAGATTTGGACTTAAACGTTCCCTCAATCTGTTATGACCTCCCCCTGTCTATTTTACCTCtgacattacatttcagtttgagCTCATGCAAAGGTTGACCTTTCCCTTCTCTCTACCATCACAACTCATGCCAACAAACAGCTCAAGGGAAATGCCCAAGGTCCTACAGTAAGTTGTATAAGTACCTTAAATCACTTGCTCTTTCTCCAATCAGCATTATAACCAACCAAAATTATCAAAAACCATAAGCATATAAATTAAATGTTATCTACAATAGAAGGATAAGATCCCCAAGATTCCTATCTTTAAATGCATCATAATGCGGAGAACTATAAATTAAGACCTACCACAGGTATGCCAAGTGGTTCAACAAATGTGCAAAATCATATTATGGGTCTACTCCATTGCAAATTGCTAGAATTGTCTAACAGCCAGATAAGGTGGGAAAAGGTAATTGCATCCTCCTCCATATTCACTAATGTATTGTTATGGTAGTTGAACAGACCTCTATTAACTAACTTATATGGCCTCATGTTTCATGCCTCAGTTCTGTGTTATGACTTCATCAGAACCTCGAATTCTCTATTTTCATCCCTGTGCAAAAGTGAATTACAGGAAGAGACAACTGATCAGTTTATCCAAGAACTAAATTATATATTATCAAGTTCCAAAGAAGGAAACAGTGACTTATCAACCACTACAGTTCCTAACAATCATCTATGTGTAACCATCTCTGTTCTGATTGGTGATTTGGATGTAACTTTCAGTTTTTATACACCAACCATTGCCCAGCAATACAACAAGAAAGAAGGTCAACCTTTACTTCTGTTCAACCAATTGAGAAGCACGTTGAGCCATAAAGGAGACAGTTGTGAAAAAATGAAGAGACAAATTTTCACAAGTCTACCGCAGTTACTACGCCAGCTAGCCAAAGACGAAGGAAAAAAAAGTTTATAGTGCcaataattaattaaaacaaaTAAATTACTTGAATTATCAGGACATGATAAGTTTGAAATTGTAAGGCAATTGACAGTGAATTAATTGAAAGGATCTCACTTACACATGAAAAGATCCCAAAGGAGTCTTCAAAAGGAAGCTATCAAGCCATCAACAAATAACAATTTTACAATGCTCCACTTATGCATGAGCAATTAAAAAATCCATTCGGCGTGGCAAGATTAAAGATGGTAATCAATTAGTATCTCGGCTAGTCAACGATCATGCCAAAGGCGATGATTGCCTTTTATGGACTACCCTTAATACCACAGTTCTTTCTCATGGAAACATAAAATGCTTTTTGAAACTAAAGGGGTAATCACATAAAATGTACATatacacacatgtatatatatgtatgtatatatacatatatacatacatatatacatatatatatatatatatatatatattaaaaaaattagtttCATATTACTATTGCAAAATTGATAGAAAAACATCTAAGCACATAACATAGAAAATACCCAGATGTACCTTGTCAGCGGTGTTCAATGTTTTTAGGGGCAcatatgatgtaaaaatttgcagAATGTCCAACCGCAATTAGAGTTTACATGCAATAATTCCtacaagaaaagaaacaaacaaacaaataggAACCAGTTTTGCAGAATGATACCAAGTGGATGGGCCCAAAATCTAGAACTTTGATTTCAACTGCTTTTTACTACGCTATATATAGTATTGAGGTTTATCCCCTACTCCTGTAATCAGATATTTCAAAATTTGTTAGGTACTAATTTGTGTTGGAAGCATCTACTTTTAGTTATTAAATGACTTTGAACCCCAATTTGTCCTATTTGCTGCTATCCCTTCAACataaaataataatgattttCTAGCTCACATTAAATAGTAACAGTAATCACAGAAATTACTATGAAAGAAAATTGTTTTACACAAAAAAATAAAGCAGAGGATATTAAATTTTTCTACAGA belongs to Musa acuminata AAA Group cultivar baxijiao chromosome BXJ1-11, Cavendish_Baxijiao_AAA, whole genome shotgun sequence and includes:
- the LOC135597437 gene encoding 26S proteasome regulatory subunit RPN13-like, which translates into the protein MENDVPLQEIMLEFRAGKMVLDGTRVVPDTRKGLVRIGRSEEGLVHFQWIDRTQNVVEDDQIIFPDEAVFEKVSQSSERVYILKFRHDNRKSFFWMQEPRADEDSQIFTSVNCYINQPLDLMGEDEAEASVPPQMSDMSDNTVEDDFSSRAGNLVDQNIAGELGGEVTSSARPVQLADLQRILRSIQPADAIEDPDAGLGLGDILKPDLVLPLIETLPIEQQLAQYLPEGSWSPADLMELLQSPQFRQQVDTFTHVLRTGQIDLSQFGINPSKYKFTVLSFLEALEDSVAKSSEAAGSNSAQDESKDSQSQRCGRGDAMDES